GTAACGAAAGCTGCTCAGGAAATGAGTGTGGAGATCGCTACGCCTCAAATCGGAGAACCCATTATTCTAGGGGAAGAAGATATCCCCAAAACAAACTGGTGGACAGCCAATCAATAAGCTTTCTTAAATGAATAAACCTGAAATAGCGCAAGCGTATATAGCGTTTTTGGCAAAAGGAGACTTGCAGCAAATTCTGGGTCTTTTTGCCGAAGATGCTATCGTTATTTCACCTGTCTATGGGAAAAAGGATTGCAAAGACTTTTACACCCAATTATTTGCCGATACCCAAAATTCTGAGCTCCACATCAAAGGAATTTTTGAAGATGCCAGTACAGGTAATATTGCCTTGCAATTCGATTATGCCTGGACCTTAAGAGATGGATCAAAGGTCAATTTTGAAGTGGTCGATATCCTCGAGTTCGACGAGAATAAAAAGATCACGCTTCTCACAATCATCTATGATACAGTTCGCAGCCGCGAACTGGTCAAAAAGCTGGAGGATACATAATTCTCCTAGCTTCTTTGTCTATAAATTACGCTCCAAATATCCAGGCTGCTCTTTTAAGAAAATCTTACTGGCTAATCTTGAAAGCTTAGGCCAAAACCTGTGGGAGTTGTTTTTCTTGTACCTGTTTTTTGTTGGGAAAGCTCAGCTCAAATAAATTTGCCATATTGTAAAGGATATGCTAAGTCCGGAAACCGGCATATTTATTCCAATCGCCTAAAGACATGAAAAAACTACTACTCTTACTCTTCGCTTTCTTACTATCTATACCTATTTCAGAGGCTCAGAAGAATTCGACTCAAATCTCAGGCTTTGATGAAGCGCTTTACAATACGATGCAATGGCGCCTCGTCGGACCCTTTCGAGGAGGCCGTTCAGGGACTGTCCAAGGAGTTGTTGGCAAATCCAATTTATACTATATGGGTACAGCCGGAGGAGGGGTATGGAAGACTACAGATGGTGGGAATAGTTGGTCCTGTATTTCGGATGGCTATTTTGGCGGTTCTATAGGAGCCATAGCCGTAGCACAGAGTGATCCCAATGTGATCTATGTAGGAGAAGGTGAGCAAACCGTGCGGGGCAATGTTTCTTCTGGTAATGGCTTATGGAGATCAACGGATGCAGGTGATAGCTGGAAGTTTATTGGTTTAAAAGGAACAGAGCATATAGGCAGAATGGTGGTGCATCCTCAGAATTCGGATGTGCTATATGTAGCAGCTATGGGAAATCTATGGATTCCCAATGAAGAACGTGGACTTTATAGAAGCAAGGATGGGGGTGAAAGTTGGGAGAAAATCCTCTATGTAAGTGATAAGGCAGGAGCCGTAGATGTCACCTTCGATCCCAATAATCCCCGGATTATGTACGCTTCCACCTGGCAAATCAAACGCAATGGCTACCGCATGGACTCAGGAGGTCCAGATAGCCATTTGTGGAAAAGTAAAGATGGAGGAGATAGCTGGGAAAAACTTACCGATCGCCCAGGACTTCCTACAGGAGTTATTGGAATTATAGGAGTTACGGTCTCTCCACTCAATTCAAACAGAATTTGGACCATCATTGAAGCCAAAGATGGAGGAGTTTTTCGTTCGGATGATGGAGGAGAAAGCTGGACGAAAACCAGTGCAAATCGCAACCTTCGCCAACGCGCCTGGTATTATAGCCGCATCTATGCCGATACCCAGAATGAAGATCGGGTCTATGTGCTAAATGTAGGCTTTTGGCGCTCAAATGATGGAGGAAAGAATTTTAGTAGTATAAGGACTCCTCATGGTGACCATCATGATCTTTGGATTGATCCATTAAATAATAATCGGATGGTTATAGGAGATGATGGAGGTGCCCAGGTGAGTTATGATGCGGGCGAAAATTGGACGACTTATCATAATCAACCCACTTCTCAATTTTATCGGGTTACCACGGATAATCATTTTCCTTTCCGCATTTATGGTGCCCAGCAAGACAACAGTACCATTAGGATTTTGCATCGCTCAGCAGGAGGAACGATTTCAGAACGAGATTGGGAGCCCTCAGCTGGTGGGGAAAGTGCGCATTTAGCTCCTGATCCTCAGAATCCGGACATTGTATACGGAGGTACCTACAAAGGCTATATGATGCGCCAAGATCATAGCACGGGACAAACCCGATCTGTGAATGTATATCCAGATAATCCTGCAGGTTCCGGAGCAGAGGTCATGAAGTATCGCTTCAATTGGAATTTCCCTGTGATGTTTAGCCCCAATGATCCCAAGCGTTTGTATGCGGGTTCTAACTTTTTGCATATGACGACCA
The nucleotide sequence above comes from Bacteroidia bacterium. Encoded proteins:
- a CDS encoding nuclear transport factor 2 family protein codes for the protein MNKPEIAQAYIAFLAKGDLQQILGLFAEDAIVISPVYGKKDCKDFYTQLFADTQNSELHIKGIFEDASTGNIALQFDYAWTLRDGSKVNFEVVDILEFDENKKITLLTIIYDTVRSRELVKKLEDT
- a CDS encoding glycosyl hydrolase, which encodes MKKLLLLLFAFLLSIPISEAQKNSTQISGFDEALYNTMQWRLVGPFRGGRSGTVQGVVGKSNLYYMGTAGGGVWKTTDGGNSWSCISDGYFGGSIGAIAVAQSDPNVIYVGEGEQTVRGNVSSGNGLWRSTDAGDSWKFIGLKGTEHIGRMVVHPQNSDVLYVAAMGNLWIPNEERGLYRSKDGGESWEKILYVSDKAGAVDVTFDPNNPRIMYASTWQIKRNGYRMDSGGPDSHLWKSKDGGDSWEKLTDRPGLPTGVIGIIGVTVSPLNSNRIWTIIEAKDGGVFRSDDGGESWTKTSANRNLRQRAWYYSRIYADTQNEDRVYVLNVGFWRSNDGGKNFSSIRTPHGDHHDLWIDPLNNNRMVIGDDGGAQVSYDAGENWTTYHNQPTSQFYRVTTDNHFPFRIYGAQQDNSTIRILHRSAGGTISERDWEPSAGGESAHLAPDPQNPDIVYGGTYKGYMMRQDHSTGQTRSVNVYPDNPAGSGAEVMKYRFNWNFPVMFSPNDPKRLYAGSNFLHMTTNQGQSWQVISPDLTRNDPQTIMSSGGPITQDNTGAEFYANIFAIAESKLEPGVIWTGSDDGLIHISRDNGKSWQNVTPKDSPKLNMMNCIDVHPFEKGSAYLAATHYKFGDYQPYIYKTTNYGRSWEKIVTGIAPTHYTRAVRADPVREGLLYAGTEWGMYVSFDDGENWQPFQLNLPITSIRDLHVRDESLIAATHGRSFWMIDDLGPLRQLRKEIAEKSQHLYTPKPAYRMAQGGGWGAPNLKLEGENHPNGVLFNFFIKDYDKQSVSLEIQDMNGNSIQTFATNAKGMKQRLKLQKGKNRFIWDMRYPGFEEFEGMILYSSPNRGPKAAPGKYTAILKVDEEESRCEFEIIPDPRLETSLEDYQQQLAFLLKVRDRVSDANQAIRDIRSIREDLNYYKEKLGGKEEFKDILELAEELDKEMSIIENKIHMTKNQSYQDPLNYGIRINNRLAFLMADQQRGDYKPTDQAEEVYQAVSAELETELNQLDDLLENKLGQINEKGKTMGVQILSDRNRKKMEP